In a single window of the Hyalangium gracile genome:
- a CDS encoding AEC family transporter, which yields MSSVIGLLGVCLVLGGLARRSGRFPPQTAQVLNTFVINVALPALVLRVVHRLEFRPELVVAAASPWVIFLGAVGLFRWLGPRLGLGRASVAALVLTGGLSNTAFVGLPMAEALLGREGLSVAVVVDQLGTFLVFATLATIFAARAAAGDEALSRATLLRKVVLFPPFMALVTALALHPWSFPGWLETLLERLGSTLTPLTLFSVGFQLQLAGLRSRAGALTLGLGYKLVLAPALVLLGLWAVPVAPIVREAMLLQNAMAPMVSGAILAAEHELDPDLAALMVGFGIPLSFLTVPLWLWLAPHMA from the coding sequence ATGAGCTCCGTCATCGGCCTGCTGGGAGTGTGTCTGGTGCTGGGAGGGCTCGCCCGGCGCAGTGGCCGCTTTCCGCCTCAGACGGCCCAGGTGCTCAACACCTTCGTCATCAATGTGGCCCTGCCAGCGCTCGTGCTGCGCGTGGTGCACCGGCTGGAGTTCCGCCCCGAGCTGGTGGTGGCCGCCGCGTCGCCGTGGGTCATCTTCCTGGGAGCGGTGGGGCTCTTCCGATGGCTGGGGCCCCGCCTGGGGCTGGGACGGGCCTCCGTGGCCGCGCTCGTGCTCACCGGTGGGCTGAGCAACACGGCGTTCGTCGGCCTGCCCATGGCGGAGGCGCTGCTGGGGCGCGAAGGGCTCTCCGTGGCGGTGGTGGTGGATCAGCTCGGGACGTTCCTGGTGTTCGCGACGCTGGCCACCATCTTCGCCGCGCGGGCCGCCGCGGGGGACGAGGCGCTCAGCCGGGCGACGCTCCTTCGAAAGGTGGTGTTGTTCCCGCCCTTCATGGCGCTCGTCACCGCGCTGGCGCTGCACCCGTGGAGCTTCCCAGGATGGTTGGAGACGCTGCTGGAGCGGCTGGGCTCGACGCTGACGCCCCTCACGCTCTTCTCGGTGGGCTTCCAGCTCCAGCTCGCCGGGCTCCGCTCACGGGCCGGGGCGCTGACGCTCGGGCTCGGCTACAAGCTGGTGCTCGCGCCTGCCCTGGTGCTGCTCGGGCTGTGGGCGGTGCCGGTGGCTCCCATCGTCCGTGAGGCCATGCTGCTCCAGAACGCCATGGCGCCCATGGTGAGCGGCGCCATCCTCGCCGCGGAGCATGAGCTGGATCCGGACCTGGCCGCGCTCATGGTGGGCTTTGGCATTCCCCTGAGCTTCCTCACCGTGCCGCTGTGGCTGTGGCTGGCACCCCACATGGCGTGA
- a CDS encoding type IV pilin protein: MRLCLTAVLAALWVGCSTTPPTPPAPPPPPPLSPEAAAVFARAEAPGPGAALVVNLDALEELGLVAKGPTLRQLANVATFAMAQLSTGEDSDARLFARGAVVSALLREWAKLPSLRRVGFVVPSDRFLEEGPPALAQTAVGALAVDEGSPDNAQLLAGLVALVRSVAEELSREGAEVSVSLRGQDLCVEGAELDMPLCIRPRRGLLLFGSPTALTAFEALPPVAAPAAAPGQAPLLMGFRLELGAKGRGRLALTGRDAVQLALNLEGVAPRDVGTLEAVTKKALSDYDTHQSEVLQRIAAGLAEVQRSIAQDANAPASLKQAASALTAQRVVDEQGYWAQTRQSLQLSSAQDRFSVSLTVPSGAVKELSEAIAAGGAPVAVMGILGAVAIPNFMRFQSRARQTEVTTNLKSAFTYQRAYFQEKDRWGRTFEELGFAPEPGRRYTYCMGKQCLPCDAPGCKVSPPPSPCQGLTSVGQGPRDGFSICAYANLDSDDTWDVWVIDQDGEPQHLSNDME; this comes from the coding sequence ATGCGCCTGTGTCTGACCGCCGTCCTCGCCGCCCTCTGGGTGGGTTGCTCCACCACGCCTCCGACGCCTCCGGCGCCGCCTCCACCGCCCCCGCTGTCTCCCGAGGCCGCCGCCGTGTTCGCTCGCGCCGAAGCGCCGGGCCCTGGCGCCGCGCTGGTGGTGAACCTGGACGCGCTGGAGGAGCTGGGCCTGGTGGCCAAGGGCCCCACGCTGCGCCAGCTCGCGAACGTGGCCACCTTCGCCATGGCCCAGCTCTCCACCGGTGAGGACTCGGACGCGCGGCTGTTCGCCCGGGGCGCCGTCGTGAGCGCCCTGCTGCGCGAGTGGGCGAAGCTGCCCAGCCTGCGCCGCGTGGGCTTCGTCGTGCCCTCGGATCGCTTCCTCGAGGAGGGGCCGCCGGCGCTCGCCCAGACGGCCGTGGGCGCGCTCGCCGTGGATGAGGGCTCGCCGGACAACGCGCAGCTGCTCGCCGGCCTGGTGGCGCTCGTGCGCTCCGTGGCCGAGGAGCTCTCGCGCGAGGGCGCCGAGGTGAGCGTCTCCCTTCGCGGGCAGGACCTGTGCGTGGAGGGCGCAGAGCTGGACATGCCCCTGTGCATCCGGCCTCGGCGTGGGCTGCTGCTGTTCGGCTCTCCTACCGCGCTCACCGCCTTCGAGGCGCTGCCTCCCGTCGCCGCCCCCGCCGCCGCTCCCGGCCAGGCGCCGCTGCTGATGGGCTTCCGGCTGGAGCTCGGCGCCAAGGGGCGCGGTCGGCTGGCCCTCACGGGCCGGGACGCGGTGCAGCTGGCGCTGAACCTGGAAGGCGTGGCGCCCCGGGACGTGGGCACGCTCGAGGCCGTGACGAAGAAGGCCCTCTCGGACTACGACACGCACCAGTCGGAGGTGCTCCAGCGCATCGCCGCCGGGCTGGCCGAGGTGCAGCGCTCCATCGCCCAGGATGCCAATGCCCCCGCCTCGCTGAAGCAGGCCGCCAGCGCCCTCACCGCGCAGCGGGTGGTGGACGAGCAGGGCTACTGGGCCCAGACGCGCCAGTCGCTCCAGCTGAGCTCCGCGCAGGACCGCTTCTCCGTGTCCCTCACCGTGCCCTCCGGCGCGGTGAAGGAGCTCTCGGAGGCCATCGCCGCCGGCGGCGCGCCCGTGGCCGTGATGGGCATCCTGGGCGCGGTGGCCATCCCCAACTTCATGCGCTTCCAGAGCCGCGCCAGGCAGACCGAGGTGACGACGAACCTCAAGTCCGCCTTCACCTACCAGCGCGCCTACTTCCAGGAGAAGGACAGGTGGGGCCGCACCTTCGAGGAGCTCGGCTTCGCGCCGGAGCCGGGTCGGCGCTACACCTACTGCATGGGAAAGCAGTGCCTGCCGTGTGACGCGCCGGGCTGCAAGGTGTCTCCGCCGCCCTCGCCATGCCAGGGGCTCACCTCCGTGGGCCAGGGGCCTCGAGATGGCTTCTCCATCTGCGCCTACGCCAACCTGGACTCGGATGACACGTGGGATGTCTGGGTCATCGATCAGGACGGTGAGCCGCAGCACCTGAGCAACGACATGGAGTAG
- a CDS encoding GNAT family N-acetyltransferase, which yields MLLLPPDSGLTARRIDENDTAALQALCEACTDYHELIYGQPAAPDEASQLLRMLPPGKTLADKLIFGLFTPRPRLCGVLDVARDYREPGEWYLGLLLLEPAVRGHGQGERVLRALEDWARSQGARRMRLACAEQNEAGRRFWERQGYRVDRRFPPRRMGVRDTVLLEFLRELTQGHAESRSKSSAE from the coding sequence GTGCTCCTGCTTCCCCCGGACTCCGGCCTGACGGCGCGTCGCATCGACGAGAACGACACAGCGGCATTGCAGGCGCTGTGCGAGGCGTGCACCGACTACCACGAGCTCATCTACGGCCAGCCCGCCGCTCCGGACGAGGCGAGTCAGCTGCTGCGGATGCTGCCCCCGGGCAAGACACTGGCGGACAAGCTCATCTTCGGCCTCTTCACGCCGCGCCCTCGGCTGTGCGGGGTGCTGGATGTGGCGCGGGACTACCGTGAGCCGGGCGAGTGGTACCTGGGGCTGCTGCTCCTGGAGCCGGCGGTGCGAGGCCACGGCCAGGGCGAGCGCGTGCTCCGAGCCTTGGAGGACTGGGCGCGCTCACAGGGAGCGCGTCGGATGCGGCTGGCCTGCGCGGAGCAGAACGAGGCGGGGCGGCGCTTCTGGGAGCGCCAGGGCTACCGCGTCGATCGTCGCTTCCCGCCCAGGCGTATGGGCGTACGCGACACGGTGCTGCTGGAGTTCCTGCGCGAGCTGACTCAGGGCCACGCCGAGAGCCGGTCGAAGTCCTCGGCGGAGTAG
- a CDS encoding alpha-2-macroglobulin family protein: protein MKRALLIVGVLLVGMLLGVLVTSLAGSAAPMMMKQEMAVASAPPMAPAPEPLVAPIEAAPGGGGYGARTRGGVAKKPKPLMAYRDAAPSAVAEMAEEEAVLDADDAKKGGDTSGTEAAPSRAWFPETFLFEPLVVTDGAGQATVPVKVPDRLTRWRVLALAHSRSGAQAGAVTSFAGTLPTYVDPVVPAFLRSGDTVRLPVQVVNTTGAAVEQALKLEAAGAVVEGGGSRTVKVPAQGSVVEYVTVKATQPGPVSVRASLGSTDAVVRGFDVMPTGRPVSQTRGGSLAAPRTLSLEGPAEVEAGSERVRLLVFPGALGVLRAELSAASARGGLAEDAYTLLLAGRAPSLLKTLGETADGEALKAMSAVAGQRVMRAARAPDVPTAVLLAQAALTHPDNPVLARLGERLSAQVANAQRPDGTCQGGDGWTLQRLLVATADCAQAVRAGAAVSTASKQRASVFAVRAMGAFERNLSRVQDGYTAAAILASGGVTGSLQEALRAQVREALKTREDGSVYLPVELGVVRADGTRPGEEESTALAVLALAGDAKAPMADLGTSLLAGYRPGWGWGDGRANLLCLQAAMALFSQPLPSQVRVVLERDGRTVTEGTFDAKALRDVLAMEAAASGSAGAHTWTVRAEPAVPGLGYSLTLGAYVPWKAEKGAGLELAVKAPTEAKVGMPVDVTVQAASPAGMPLKLRYALPAGVQVDTPSLTRLVVEQKVSSYEVEDGALTLSLPPRGAGEPFQASFRVVPTLAGTLQGGASSLFPEAQPELVSYVPPSQWTVR from the coding sequence ATGAAGCGCGCACTGCTCATTGTGGGAGTCCTGCTCGTCGGCATGCTGCTGGGCGTGCTCGTGACGAGCCTCGCCGGGAGCGCGGCTCCAATGATGATGAAGCAGGAGATGGCGGTGGCCTCCGCGCCACCCATGGCTCCCGCGCCCGAGCCCCTGGTCGCTCCGATCGAGGCGGCTCCCGGCGGGGGTGGCTATGGCGCCCGCACGCGGGGGGGCGTGGCCAAGAAGCCGAAGCCATTGATGGCCTACAGGGACGCCGCCCCGAGCGCGGTCGCCGAGATGGCGGAAGAGGAGGCGGTGCTCGATGCCGATGATGCGAAGAAAGGCGGAGACACCTCGGGTACGGAGGCGGCTCCGAGCCGCGCCTGGTTCCCCGAGACGTTCCTCTTCGAGCCCCTGGTGGTGACGGACGGAGCCGGACAGGCCACGGTGCCGGTGAAGGTGCCGGACCGGCTGACGCGGTGGCGGGTGCTGGCGCTGGCGCACTCGCGCTCGGGCGCGCAGGCCGGGGCCGTGACGAGCTTCGCGGGCACGCTGCCCACCTACGTGGATCCGGTGGTGCCCGCCTTCCTGCGCTCCGGAGACACCGTGCGCCTGCCCGTGCAGGTGGTGAACACCACGGGCGCCGCGGTGGAGCAGGCGCTGAAGCTGGAGGCCGCGGGCGCGGTGGTGGAGGGCGGCGGCTCGCGCACCGTGAAGGTGCCGGCCCAGGGCAGCGTGGTGGAGTACGTGACGGTGAAGGCCACCCAACCGGGCCCCGTCTCCGTGCGGGCCTCGCTCGGCTCGACGGACGCGGTGGTGCGCGGCTTCGACGTGATGCCCACCGGACGGCCGGTGAGCCAGACGCGCGGGGGCTCGCTGGCGGCGCCGCGCACGCTCTCCCTCGAGGGGCCCGCGGAGGTGGAGGCGGGCAGCGAGCGGGTGCGGCTGCTCGTATTTCCCGGCGCCCTGGGCGTGCTGCGCGCGGAGCTGTCCGCGGCCTCCGCGCGTGGCGGGCTGGCGGAGGATGCGTACACGCTGCTGCTGGCGGGGCGTGCGCCCTCGCTGCTGAAGACGCTGGGCGAGACGGCGGATGGCGAGGCCCTCAAGGCCATGTCCGCCGTGGCCGGCCAGCGGGTGATGCGGGCGGCTCGCGCGCCGGATGTACCCACCGCGGTGCTGCTGGCGCAGGCGGCGCTCACGCACCCGGACAACCCGGTGCTGGCGCGGCTGGGAGAGCGCCTGTCCGCGCAGGTGGCCAATGCCCAGCGCCCGGATGGCACCTGCCAGGGCGGCGACGGGTGGACGCTGCAGCGGCTGCTCGTAGCCACGGCGGACTGCGCCCAGGCGGTGCGGGCCGGTGCCGCCGTGTCGACGGCCAGCAAGCAGCGCGCCTCGGTGTTCGCCGTGCGAGCCATGGGCGCCTTCGAGCGCAACCTCTCGCGAGTGCAGGACGGGTACACCGCGGCGGCCATCCTGGCCAGCGGCGGGGTGACGGGCTCGCTGCAGGAGGCGCTGCGCGCCCAGGTGCGTGAGGCGCTGAAGACGCGCGAGGATGGCTCGGTGTACCTGCCCGTGGAGCTGGGAGTGGTGCGCGCGGACGGGACGCGGCCGGGCGAGGAGGAGTCCACGGCGCTGGCGGTGCTCGCGCTCGCCGGGGACGCGAAGGCGCCGATGGCGGACCTGGGCACGTCGCTGCTCGCGGGCTACCGCCCCGGGTGGGGCTGGGGGGATGGCCGCGCCAACCTCCTGTGCCTCCAGGCGGCGATGGCGCTCTTCTCGCAGCCGCTGCCCTCGCAGGTGCGGGTGGTGCTGGAGCGCGATGGAAGGACGGTGACGGAGGGCACCTTCGACGCCAAGGCCCTGCGGGACGTGCTGGCCATGGAGGCGGCGGCGTCCGGTTCGGCGGGGGCCCACACGTGGACGGTGCGTGCCGAGCCGGCGGTGCCGGGGCTGGGCTACTCGCTGACGCTGGGCGCGTACGTGCCGTGGAAGGCCGAGAAGGGCGCGGGGCTGGAGCTCGCGGTGAAGGCTCCCACCGAGGCGAAGGTGGGGATGCCGGTGGACGTGACGGTGCAGGCGGCGTCTCCGGCGGGCATGCCGCTCAAGCTGCGCTATGCGCTGCCGGCGGGCGTCCAGGTGGACACCCCGAGCCTCACCCGGCTCGTGGTGGAGCAGAAGGTGTCCTCCTATGAGGTGGAGGACGGGGCGCTGACGCTCTCGCTGCCGCCGCGAGGCGCGGGTGAGCCGTTCCAGGCCAGCTTCCGCGTGGTGCCCACGCTGGCGGGGACGCTGCAAGGTGGCGCCTCCAGTCTGTTCCCCGAGGCCCAGCCGGAGCTCGTCTCCTACGTGCCTCCCTCGCAGTGGACGGTGCGCTGA
- a CDS encoding FadR/GntR family transcriptional regulator — MEHKGLVSRVSEQLERIIARGQLPKGGQLPSEQTLAKRYGVSRATIRGALQDLAARGLVVRHPGRRSRAATLDEALTLESLRLVLPAEGPEAEGRRRLLEGFFALKREVTVELLAACCEHGRARELTALEDGCFALADETRWNEERRAWVQREFELLRRAARAADRPGHMLLIQSLERSFWGIAEWVLPHLQPGAIDAWARCAMYALGERDAQSLRHQLPALLRAADEGLLDSLVPIREEPTPPEPSTPASSVEEPGSGADCPNLSTCQTGSVQALAPGELHADGAPAHADMGSGPLCPVDATDPLSPCKGHGSSSNPGCDSTSVSSGDVSAPPPGQPDSPAALHAALPPSLPLEPGPDGSGEADASMSGSEAGPGTPESGSSMLPACESQLLSSDRAPGCGVRRAGCEGRARGEAAGVCARCRT, encoded by the coding sequence ATGGAACACAAGGGACTCGTCTCGAGAGTGTCCGAGCAGTTGGAGCGAATCATTGCGCGGGGCCAGCTCCCGAAGGGAGGCCAGCTCCCCTCGGAGCAGACGCTGGCGAAGCGCTACGGCGTCTCGCGAGCCACCATTCGCGGAGCGCTCCAGGACCTGGCAGCCCGAGGCCTGGTGGTGCGGCACCCTGGCCGTAGAAGTCGCGCGGCGACGCTGGACGAGGCACTGACGTTGGAGAGTCTGAGGCTGGTGCTGCCGGCGGAGGGCCCCGAGGCCGAGGGCAGAAGGCGGCTGCTGGAAGGGTTCTTCGCCCTCAAGCGCGAAGTCACGGTGGAGCTGCTGGCCGCCTGCTGCGAGCACGGACGTGCACGAGAGCTGACAGCGCTGGAGGATGGCTGCTTCGCGCTGGCGGACGAGACACGCTGGAACGAGGAGCGCCGAGCCTGGGTGCAGCGGGAGTTCGAGCTGCTGAGGCGGGCCGCCCGCGCCGCCGACCGTCCTGGGCACATGCTGCTCATCCAGTCGCTGGAGCGCTCGTTCTGGGGCATCGCGGAGTGGGTCCTGCCCCATCTGCAGCCCGGGGCCATCGACGCGTGGGCCAGGTGCGCCATGTACGCGTTGGGTGAGAGGGATGCCCAGTCGCTGCGACACCAGCTGCCGGCACTGCTCCGAGCTGCGGATGAAGGGCTGCTCGACAGCCTTGTGCCGATTCGCGAGGAGCCCACCCCACCCGAGCCTTCAACCCCTGCCTCGTCCGTTGAGGAGCCCGGGTCGGGCGCGGACTGTCCGAACCTGTCTACTTGTCAGACAGGTTCGGTCCAGGCGCTCGCCCCAGGGGAGCTCCACGCCGATGGGGCGCCAGCTCACGCGGACATGGGTTCAGGGCCGCTCTGTCCTGTGGACGCGACCGACCCGCTCTCTCCGTGCAAGGGTCACGGTTCATCCAGCAACCCTGGATGCGATTCCACCTCGGTCTCTTCTGGCGATGTGAGCGCGCCTCCTCCCGGCCAGCCGGACTCCCCGGCAGCCCTTCACGCCGCGCTGCCTCCTTCTTTACCGTTGGAACCAGGGCCTGATGGCAGCGGAGAGGCCGATGCTTCCATGTCCGGGAGCGAAGCAGGGCCGGGGACTCCCGAGAGTGGGAGCAGTATGCTTCCGGCCTGTGAGAGCCAGCTCCTGTCTTCTGATCGTGCCCCTGGTTGTGGCGTGCGCCGCGCCGGGTGTGAAGGGCGCGCCCGCGGAGAAGCCGCAGGTGTGTGTGCTCGATGCCGAACCTGA
- a CDS encoding MG2 domain-containing protein codes for MTVRSRRWLIAGGIGLALVGATLAIISSRLCLSAWLFQGVNVPQCPDGRLRQTAGLQADGLARERSGTVRVWAMAHGVGKARNEPLMARVHRVEVQLLLLDAAGKETPLKPEKAWEPFDDDGQLFAPVKLPALPDGDYRLRARVTTPLGTDSVEAALPLYAPARIHVLTDRPLYEPGHRVRFRAVALRTQDLSPLDGRPGTWMVVDPQGEVVLEERVPAGPWGVVSGAVPLDRGAPTGAWRVRWVSGSDSGEASFQVEPFTLPRFRVEASSPRPFWRAGEQPAVEGQVLYSSGAPVASAEVAFTWDHSGEWPPPSEWFDGGGLPSKVKTDAAGRFRVSLPRVPEDLRGKVTLSAVVTATDPAGDAVRGDVSLLLSEDALDVSAVTEVAGGLVENYSNRVYLRVTTAAGEVLPGAELTVKRAWDPKDPGVKAIADEDGVAALQLDPGVAVNVVVPAMPVRRKPLPAPVQLTSSVDLLSGEQETALEDQVALERWLPAFVPCARFVTPETSGSEVQLAVRVGSNGAVADVVADSRRLSACLAEVARSRALLPGRERMLRLNFELVDPQLPMLEVSAEAASGEPVGLQEALQEAALDARSCLPAKLSESSALPATLRWRIRAGRKDVEVGWVPARKEEQGEAMLPSSVLPCIQARFARLSLRSSDEEMEEGGEALRPQEAMGVARFSAEPAAGEDGAALAQDTTRLGYELRVSARVEGKDSGSTKLFLPPTQLPTQRLRATPVLARAGEEVRVELLRGPGFSGSLPEKLWLEAGTARVESKVDVKARVASFRLPADFEGWAQVRWDSAIARVYVAPRAQLALEVSPEKPAYAPGEVARLLLRTRVDGKEGPAAVGLFGVDEGLAQLAPLPGPAALASLRPAPTLDSPAFGVLDGQALAMGRIRGANAAAAALLRVSSVPTVEDAEPSLALSAQGTFEPDVELTEPFYRVLAELTAQVRAWEEKAPEGETLSPEGMARMWEQALAACEKRGEPVTDAYGRRLKLSRLPSELLALTDPRMVVVGGTRLSEDVENWGAWVAREAP; via the coding sequence ATGACCGTCCGGTCCCGCCGCTGGCTCATTGCTGGCGGCATTGGCTTGGCACTCGTCGGCGCAACGCTGGCCATCATCAGCTCGCGGCTGTGCCTGAGCGCGTGGCTCTTCCAGGGGGTGAACGTTCCGCAGTGCCCGGACGGGCGCCTCCGGCAGACCGCGGGCCTGCAGGCGGATGGGCTGGCGCGTGAGCGCTCCGGCACCGTGCGCGTCTGGGCCATGGCCCATGGCGTGGGCAAGGCTCGCAACGAGCCGCTCATGGCGCGCGTCCACCGTGTCGAGGTCCAGCTGCTCCTGCTGGACGCCGCGGGCAAGGAGACGCCGCTGAAGCCCGAGAAGGCCTGGGAGCCGTTCGACGATGACGGCCAGCTCTTCGCCCCGGTGAAGCTGCCCGCGCTGCCGGACGGCGACTACCGGCTGCGCGCTCGCGTGACGACACCGCTGGGCACCGACTCGGTGGAGGCCGCGCTGCCGCTGTACGCCCCCGCGCGGATCCACGTCCTGACGGACCGGCCCCTCTATGAGCCCGGCCACCGCGTGCGGTTCCGCGCCGTGGCCCTGCGCACCCAGGACCTGAGTCCCCTGGACGGGCGTCCGGGTACGTGGATGGTGGTGGATCCCCAGGGAGAGGTGGTGCTGGAGGAGCGCGTCCCCGCCGGCCCCTGGGGCGTGGTGTCCGGCGCCGTTCCCCTGGATCGCGGTGCTCCGACCGGTGCCTGGCGGGTGCGCTGGGTGAGCGGCTCCGACAGCGGCGAGGCCTCCTTCCAGGTGGAGCCCTTCACCCTGCCGCGCTTCCGCGTGGAGGCCTCCAGTCCGCGCCCCTTCTGGCGCGCCGGAGAGCAGCCGGCGGTGGAGGGGCAGGTGCTCTACAGCTCCGGGGCTCCCGTCGCGAGCGCGGAGGTGGCGTTCACGTGGGACCACTCCGGTGAGTGGCCGCCTCCCTCGGAGTGGTTCGACGGCGGTGGCCTGCCCTCCAAGGTGAAGACGGATGCGGCGGGGCGCTTCCGCGTCAGCCTGCCGCGCGTGCCCGAGGACCTGCGGGGCAAGGTGACGCTCTCCGCCGTGGTGACCGCCACGGATCCGGCGGGCGATGCGGTGCGCGGCGATGTGTCCCTGCTGCTCTCCGAGGACGCGCTCGACGTCTCCGCCGTGACGGAGGTGGCTGGTGGCCTGGTGGAGAACTACAGCAACCGCGTGTACCTGCGCGTCACCACCGCGGCGGGCGAGGTGCTCCCCGGCGCAGAGCTCACCGTGAAGCGCGCGTGGGATCCGAAGGATCCAGGCGTGAAGGCCATCGCCGACGAGGATGGCGTGGCCGCCCTGCAGCTCGACCCCGGTGTGGCCGTCAACGTGGTCGTCCCGGCGATGCCGGTGCGCCGCAAGCCGCTCCCAGCCCCGGTGCAGCTCACCAGCTCGGTCGACCTGCTCTCCGGCGAACAGGAGACCGCGCTGGAGGATCAGGTGGCCCTGGAGCGGTGGCTGCCCGCCTTCGTCCCGTGTGCTCGCTTCGTCACGCCCGAGACCAGCGGCTCCGAGGTCCAGCTCGCGGTGCGGGTGGGCTCCAACGGCGCGGTGGCGGATGTGGTGGCCGATTCGCGGCGGCTCTCGGCCTGTCTGGCCGAGGTGGCACGGAGCCGCGCGCTCTTGCCCGGTCGCGAGCGCATGCTGCGCCTGAACTTCGAGCTCGTCGATCCTCAGCTCCCCATGCTGGAGGTCTCCGCGGAAGCCGCCTCCGGTGAGCCGGTGGGGCTGCAGGAGGCGCTTCAGGAGGCGGCGCTCGATGCGCGCTCGTGTCTGCCCGCGAAGCTCTCGGAGTCGTCGGCGCTGCCGGCCACCCTGCGCTGGCGGATCCGCGCGGGACGGAAGGACGTGGAGGTGGGCTGGGTGCCCGCACGCAAAGAGGAGCAGGGCGAGGCCATGCTCCCCTCGTCGGTGCTTCCCTGCATCCAGGCCCGCTTCGCGCGCCTGTCGCTGCGGAGCTCGGACGAGGAGATGGAGGAGGGTGGAGAGGCGCTCCGCCCACAGGAGGCGATGGGCGTGGCGCGCTTCAGCGCGGAGCCCGCCGCGGGTGAGGACGGAGCGGCGCTGGCGCAGGACACCACCCGGCTCGGCTATGAGCTGCGGGTGAGCGCTCGGGTGGAGGGCAAGGACAGCGGCTCGACGAAGCTCTTCCTGCCGCCCACGCAGCTTCCCACCCAGCGGCTGCGGGCCACGCCGGTGCTGGCTCGCGCCGGAGAGGAGGTGCGCGTGGAGCTCTTGCGTGGCCCCGGCTTCAGCGGCTCGCTGCCAGAGAAGCTCTGGCTGGAGGCCGGCACGGCGCGGGTGGAGTCCAAGGTGGATGTGAAGGCCCGCGTGGCCAGCTTCCGCCTGCCCGCCGACTTCGAGGGATGGGCGCAGGTACGGTGGGACTCGGCCATCGCCCGCGTCTACGTGGCGCCCCGCGCGCAGCTCGCCCTGGAGGTGAGCCCGGAGAAGCCCGCCTACGCGCCGGGAGAGGTGGCCCGGCTGCTGCTGCGCACGCGCGTGGATGGGAAGGAAGGGCCCGCCGCCGTGGGCCTCTTCGGCGTGGATGAAGGCCTGGCGCAGCTCGCACCCCTGCCAGGGCCCGCGGCGCTCGCGAGCCTGCGGCCCGCGCCGACCCTGGACAGCCCTGCCTTCGGGGTGCTGGATGGACAGGCGCTCGCCATGGGGCGCATCCGTGGCGCCAACGCCGCGGCGGCCGCCCTGCTGCGCGTCAGCTCGGTGCCCACCGTGGAGGACGCCGAGCCGTCCCTGGCGCTCAGCGCCCAGGGCACCTTCGAGCCGGACGTGGAGCTGACGGAGCCTTTCTACCGGGTGCTCGCCGAGCTCACCGCGCAGGTGCGCGCCTGGGAGGAGAAGGCCCCCGAGGGCGAGACGCTCAGCCCCGAGGGCATGGCTCGGATGTGGGAGCAGGCGCTGGCGGCCTGCGAGAAGCGCGGCGAGCCCGTGACGGATGCGTACGGGCGCCGCCTGAAGCTGTCACGGCTGCCGTCGGAGCTGCTCGCCCTCACGGATCCACGCATGGTGGTGGTGGGCGGGACGCGGCTGTCCGAGGACGTCGAGAACTGGGGCGCGTGGGTCGCCCGGGAGGCGCCATGA